The following nucleotide sequence is from Pseudonocardia abyssalis.
CCACCTCCGGGGCCCGGCACGCGGCCGAGGAGCGCATCCGCGCCGTCGACGCGGGCGGGCGACTGGCCCGCTGGCGGGGCAGCACCCCGCGTTGAGGGATGATGGCCGGTGTGAGTGACCCCGCAACCGCCCCTCGAGTCCGGCTGCTCGCCCTGATCGCGGTCCTGATCCTGGCCGCCGACATCGCCACCAAGGTGATCGGTGTGGCGCTGCTCGAGGGCCGCGAACCCGTCGAGCTGCTCGGCGGGCTGATCAACCTGCAGCTCGTGCGCAACCCCGGCGCCGCGTTCTCGCTGGCCACGGGCTACACGTGGGTGCTGTCGCTGATCGCGCTCGTCGTCGTCGTCGTGATCATCCGGGTGGCGCGGAAGCTGCGCTCCACCGGCTGGGCGATCGCGCTGGGGCTCATCCTCGGCGGCGCGCTCGGCAACCTCGTCGACCGGATCTTCCGGGCGCCCGGGCCGCTGCAGGGCCACGTCGTCGACCTCGTGTCGCCGTTCGCCCCCGACGGCCGCGTCTTCCCGGTGTTCAACCTCGCCGACTCCTCGATCGTCTGCGGCGGGGCGCTGCTGGTCGTCCTCGCGTTGCTGGGCCGGGAACTCGACGGCACCCGCACACCGTCGAAGAAGGCAGCGTCCGACACCGAGGGACACGCGGGTGAGTGACC
It contains:
- the lspA gene encoding signal peptidase II, with product MSDPATAPRVRLLALIAVLILAADIATKVIGVALLEGREPVELLGGLINLQLVRNPGAAFSLATGYTWVLSLIALVVVVVIIRVARKLRSTGWAIALGLILGGALGNLVDRIFRAPGPLQGHVVDLVSPFAPDGRVFPVFNLADSSIVCGGALLVVLALLGRELDGTRTPSKKAASDTEGHAGE